Proteins found in one Rhodovulum sp. MB263 genomic segment:
- a CDS encoding TspO/MBR family protein, translating to MMIDWPLFGIFLATTYAAGATGAFFSPDGWYDRIDKPKWTPPNWLFPVAWFVLYICMAYAATRVAISGSPLLAYALAIWGLQVAFNTLWSPVFFGLHRPGAALVVLCGMWISVLAMAVSFYQTDMFAGLLIAPYVVWTSYAWALNFSIWRRNRGAAQPA from the coding sequence ATGATGATCGATTGGCCCCTCTTCGGAATATTCCTCGCGACCACCTATGCGGCGGGCGCGACAGGTGCGTTCTTCTCGCCAGACGGCTGGTATGACCGCATCGACAAACCAAAATGGACCCCGCCGAACTGGCTCTTTCCGGTGGCGTGGTTCGTGCTTTACATCTGCATGGCCTATGCCGCGACGCGCGTCGCGATCTCGGGCAGCCCGCTGCTTGCCTACGCGCTGGCGATCTGGGGCTTGCAGGTTGCTTTCAACACGCTCTGGTCGCCGGTCTTCTTCGGCCTGCACCGACCGGGGGCGGCACTGGTCGTTCTCTGCGGGATGTGGATCTCGGTCCTGGCCATGGCGGTTTCGTTCTACCAGACCGACATGTTCGCGGGGCTGCTGATCGCGCCCTATGTGGTCTGGACCAGCTATGCCTGGGCGCTGAACTTCTCGATCTGGCGGCGCAATCGCGGCGCGGCGCAGCCCGCGTAA
- a CDS encoding FAD-dependent monooxygenase codes for MTYDSEILIVGGGLNGPALALALARAGLTVTVIDALPSAERTDDRFDGRSYALALGSTRLLSAIGIWPGLVHRAQPILEIVASDGRAGEGAAPFFLDFHHGEIEEGPMGHMIEDRHLRRAMLEALEAEPRITTLSGETVLAQETGATGATVTLASGRQLRGRVLVGCDGRRSGTAQRAGIRRTGHDYGQTALVCAIAHEHPHNGTAHQFFMPPGPLAILPLPGNRSSIVWSERHAQAAAIQALDDDAYLEVLRPRFGNFLGEIALEGTRFTYPLNLTLANAFCAPRLALVGDAAHGVHPIAGQGLNLGLRDVGALAQVLVEAKRRGEDIGAIDVLERYQTWRRFDTTLMAAGTDTVNALFSNDNPLLRLGRDLGLGAVAALPGLRRRFIREAAGLTGGLPRLMTGRPL; via the coding sequence ATGACCTACGATTCCGAGATCCTGATCGTCGGCGGCGGGCTCAACGGCCCGGCGCTTGCGCTGGCCCTGGCCCGGGCCGGGCTGACCGTGACCGTGATCGACGCCCTGCCCAGCGCCGAGCGGACCGATGACCGCTTCGACGGGCGCTCCTATGCGCTGGCGCTGGGCTCGACCCGGCTGCTTTCGGCCATCGGGATCTGGCCAGGACTCGTCCATCGCGCCCAGCCGATCCTCGAGATCGTCGCCTCGGACGGGCGGGCGGGCGAAGGTGCTGCGCCCTTCTTCCTCGATTTCCACCATGGCGAGATCGAGGAAGGCCCGATGGGCCACATGATCGAGGACCGCCATCTGCGCCGCGCGATGCTGGAGGCGCTGGAGGCCGAGCCCCGGATCACGACCCTGTCGGGCGAGACCGTTCTGGCGCAGGAGACCGGCGCGACCGGGGCGACGGTGACGCTGGCCTCGGGCCGGCAGCTTCGCGGCCGGGTGCTGGTCGGCTGCGACGGGCGCCGGTCGGGCACCGCCCAGCGCGCGGGCATCCGCCGCACGGGGCATGATTACGGCCAGACCGCGCTCGTTTGCGCCATCGCCCATGAGCACCCGCATAACGGCACCGCGCATCAGTTCTTCATGCCGCCGGGGCCGCTGGCGATCCTGCCGCTGCCCGGCAACCGCAGCTCGATCGTCTGGAGCGAGCGCCACGCCCAGGCCGCCGCGATCCAGGCGCTGGATGACGACGCCTATCTCGAGGTGCTGCGCCCCCGCTTCGGCAACTTCCTGGGCGAGATCGCGCTGGAAGGCACGCGCTTCACCTATCCGCTGAACCTGACGCTGGCCAATGCCTTCTGCGCGCCGCGGCTGGCGCTGGTCGGCGATGCCGCGCATGGGGTGCATCCCATCGCGGGCCAGGGGCTCAATCTGGGGCTTCGCGACGTGGGCGCGCTGGCCCAGGTGCTGGTCGAAGCGAAACGGCGGGGCGAGGATATCGGCGCCATCGACGTGCTCGAACGCTACCAGACCTGGCGGCGCTTCGACACCACCCTGATGGCGGCCGGGACAGATACAGTCAACGCACTGTTCTCGAACGACAACCCTCTGCTGCGGCTCGGCCGCGATCTGGGTCTGGGTGCGGTCGCGGCGCTGCCCGGCCTGCGCCGCCGCTTCATCCGCGAGGCGGCCGGGCTGACCGGCGGCCTGCCACGGCTGATGACCGGACGGCCGCTCTAG